A genomic region of Drosophila willistoni isolate 14030-0811.24 unplaced genomic scaffold, UCI_dwil_1.1 Seg559, whole genome shotgun sequence contains the following coding sequences:
- the LOC124461605 gene encoding uncharacterized protein LOC124461605 gives MVPLRKATSVALEKVFRERIWARFGNPRTLVSNNGTQFTSKNPTERANRAIKTMIAQYLENGKNTWDQWLPEITLAINSSVNDTTCFSPAYIILGREPRMPGALYDQVTDVSGNEPPSPDERVRRMEDIFKLVHENQLNATQNQKKYYDLRRRDWRPNIGSMVVLKHHVLSNANEGFNAKLAPKGPYKIIKFLSSNVVRLLVAQKRERRTPGLADLKAFNSDDNEPPELGLSEDIGLETPHTHGPHEATD, from the exons ATGGTACCACTTCGTAAGGCCACTTCAGTCGCTTTGGAGAAGGTATTTCGCGAAAGGATCTGGGCCCGATTCGGCAATCCTCGCACCCTCGTGAGCAATAATGGCACCCAGTTCACTAGCAAg AATCCTACCGAGCGCGCAAATCGAGCCATCAAGACCATGATTGCACAATACCTGGAGaatgggaaaaacacttgggATCAATGGCTTCCAGAAATAACACTAGCGATCAACTCAAGCGTCAACGACACCACCTGCTTCAGTCCAGCTTACATCATATTAGGTCGGGAACCCCGTATGCCCGGCGCTCTTTATGACCAAGTAACGGATGTCTCCGGTAACGAACCCCCTAGCCCCGACGAGCGCGTCCGACGAATGGAAGATATTTTTAAGCTCGTACATGAGAATCAACTGAACGCTACCCAGAATCAAAAGAAATACTACGACCTGAGACGACGCGACTGGCGTCCAAACATCGGGAGCATGGTCGTGCTCAAGCATCATGTGCTGTCTAATGCCAACGAAGGGTTCAATGCCAAACTGGCGCCTAAGGGCCcgtataaaataatcaagtttCTTTCCAGCAACGTCGTTAGACTTCTTGTAGCCCAGAAGCGTGAGCGACGTACCCCCGGTCTGGCTGACTTAAAGGCCTTTAATAGTGACGACAACGAACCACCAGAACTCGGTCTTTCTGAAGACATCGGCCTCGAGACACCTCATACCCACGGCCCGCACGAGGCCACTGATTAA